From Amaranthus tricolor cultivar Red isolate AtriRed21 chromosome 4, ASM2621246v1, whole genome shotgun sequence:
CACCACCTATAACGAGTAAAATGTTTATACTCACGTTTGCTCATCTGGGTATGCATTCAAACTCATGCCTACCCACACTATATGTAACTAGATATATCCACTTTACATCCACCTCACGTTCACTCCATGTTTGCGTTATGTGCGCTCCATACAATCGCAATTCCTTATAAATTTAGTTGTacatctaattttatttaaacaatacatttcaataagataaaaatagtaCATTGTAGGCGGATCAAACCTCTTATCCACCACTTACACACTACGCCCTCTCCATACTCATACCCATCTAAAATTTTCCTATCCACCTCCAATAGGGGGTAAAATTTCATATCCATGCATGCCCACCTGAGTATGCATTCAATTCCATCCTCATCCACTATAGCCAACTAGGCATAccaaaagttgttaaaattggaATTCTACATGGAATCCTTCAGACCTTTAGAACCGAATTCAtctcaaaagtttaagtttattaattgaAGTTTCATTCACTTTATTTTTAGGAAAGAAATAGAAAAACATTCAATAATTAGTTTAGATATTCATAGCGATgcagaaatttattttttaaaaattatgaagatGGATCGTTAAATCGTAAGAAAAGTATTAATGAAAGATGATGcatatgaaaaattaaaaattaagaataaagttgttaaatcaaATTGTTAAATCGTAGAATCGTCTTATGATTCAACcactataaattttattttaattataatcgtaagattctacctaCAATTCGAATCGCTCGCTTGTTTTTCGATCGTAAAATCGTATAATTGTAAATCAGAATTGTGATTTTAATAACAATAGGTATACCCATTATGGGTATACCCGCCTTATACCCATCACACGTTCACTCCATGTTcacgttataagtgattactttaagattacaAATATCCATTTTaagataataaatataaattgggCCAACTCAATATACATGATCTCACCATAAAACCATCTCAAATTTGTATTGTACGGTATACTTATGATTTTTCCATATATAAAAAGTTTGTAAGAATGATACATCAGTTCATAACTGATTTGTACCATGTATGATGTAAGTATGTAAGTAAGGTTGTTGCTATTGGACACAGCTAGAAAGACACATTGGATCTCtaataaaaacccaataaataaACCAAGATTTCTCCAATAGGAATACATTTTACTACTAAAAAAGATAGCTATAGGCTGTAATGACATTTCTaaaacaaactttataaacttgATTTACTTAATTCACCATTCACATGCATTACTACATCTTTATATGATCATAATAGTTGATGACAGTAATACATTTTCACAAAAAGtagcgaaaaaaaaaaatactatcaaTAGTAAATTCACAAAGCATGAATGTCAATTTATCATTAGATTTCTTTAAAGGGATAGTTTATTaggaaaattgtttttttttttttttgaaataattttttagataatttttcattatttaatttgatattttttccaaaaattatatttCCATTTACAAATTTTCTCTTTGAATTTTCTACTATTTTGCACAAGACATCTTCATTTCTTGCATGAGTCTTCCATCTGAGCTCATTAACTGCTTGTTAGTAGTTATACTTCACTATTTGCTTGTCGATTGTCGCACTTTGAATAAAATTACgtaattatttttgtcaaactgaAGCAAACAAATTGAAACAAAGAAAGTCGTTTATAAGATTTCTAAAAGTTTTGACAATCCAAATATCGGCTTGAACAAGCTAAGCTTCGCCTTGCAATAGCTTTTGTAAGCTTCATCAATTTGGTTACTTTCGTATTGAAGAGGATTGGCATTACAAAGCCAACATCAGTCTCGATGAATTTGAGCAACATGAACATGTTAATAATGTCTTGGATCTGAGTATTTTCGGATACACACTGTACACATCCATGATACAAATTTCAAATAACTAAAGTTGATCGACGACAACAATGAGAAATGGGAGGCAATTATTGGGACCAAGTTACTAGTGACTACCAAAAGAAATTGGGAGTAAACAATTAACTACATGCACACGGTAAAATTCATCTGTTATCCCCCGTACATGGAAGTCCCTAAAATTTCGTTTGTAAATTCGCTAAAACCATCACTGCAGTTTTACCTGAAAGAGCTGAAGCATACGTCCAAAATAGAACAATCATTCATTGGTAAGCAGTGATCTTCCCCGTCATAGTGAAATGCAACATGAAATGCTAGGCATCAGGGCTTGTGGACCTTGAAACCAAATACTCTTGGCACATAGCTCTTAGTTGCTTGTGTAGGCTTTGCGTTCGCATATGTCATCAGGAACAAATGAGGAAATGTAGTCCCAAAGTAAGCACCATCAATATCTTTTTAATATCAAGGATGCACAAAGACAACAACGACATTTCAAGTTCAATACACAACAATGCATGAGAAAGAAAACAATGCACAATTATTTGCTACATGCTCTGCAACAAGGATAGGTTAGAGCAGGGGATTTAAATGAGCCTGCCAGCTCGTGAGCTACTTGACCTCAACTCCGTCAAAACTTAGTCATAATTAAACTTGAGTGAGCTCAACTTGAATTAGAGCTCGGCTCAACACACAAACGAATCAAACCAAACAGAACAAAACTCAACTGATATACATCCCTAGGACTTAAGAGATAGGATAGGTATTGCATACTGCATAGTAAGTAGTAACACATTTCAAGTAATAAATTAGAAAAGATATCTAGCAAGCAAGCTACAAGGATACTGCCTGTATATTTGGATCTTGGATAATAGATGTCTTCGCATTTGGGGCAGTACATCTTCACGGTACCTGATCGTGGAATGTCTGATTGCCCGACGGGAAGGCAAGCCTGTCCGGAGCAGTAAATCCTAGGACAACGCCCAAATTCATATCTTTTGTACTTCTCTAGCTGCACAGGATAGCAAATATTACTGGTAACAGAAAAGAACTTCCTGCGTCaagaaaaatgaaagaaaatagAGGAAGATAAGGACAGAGAAAAACATCTTTACCATCGCAGTCATTCCTTTACTAGTCAAGATGTATCGGACGTGAATTAGACCATAAAGCATTTCTGCTGCAGATTCAATCAACTCATTCTGTTCCTCTGTAAACATATCACCTGACATATTATGATCAAAAAAGATAAGGAGCAATCGCAGAGAGAATATTTGAGCGCAAGGCAACTTTCTCTACATCGGACACATAAGAAGGCCAAGAAGAgtatatttgatttttctttcctGAATGCAAGGGCTAATGGAATACAACTTTACAAGAGGGTTGTTATCAATAGACAGAAAAGTGGAATGGAGTCCCCCCCCCCCATTTTATTAACTCAATGCCATCGAGTGACTCTCACCTAAGTTCCCACCCGAGCAAGTTTTGGGGAGTTGGATGAACGGAATCTTACATTTAAAATAATGGAGAAAGTAGGAACAGGGAGATGAAAAAATACTGGTAAAAAATACGAAAGAATGTAATAGGAGATGAAAAAGAGAGGTTAAGAGGGTAAGAGGGGGTCAGAATGCTCCTAGGAAATAGATACTTAAAGAGAGACCTATAAATGGGTGCTTGGTGTATGCCGCCCAAAAGAATCACTCACAATTCAATATCCTTTGCAGACACTTACACACTGTTCACAAGGCCAAAGTCCTGTTGCAGCATAAAGTATACTGTTAGTAGTTATCACTTATCAGTGAATGAACCAAATCAGTGTCACACCAGTCCTCTGGATCGAGTAATGTTTACATTCTAAACTCCAATCCAGGCCAGGTTTTGTACCACTATTGGGTGCAACAAACttgttcaattttaaaattcacAATTTTTGTGCAAGGTCTTTTAAAAATCCTTCTACTGTTTTTGCCACTATAAACTGTTCCACCACtataacaatgccaaagccttaatagTTCATCGCAAGAGATTGGAGAACAACTGCACCAAATTGGTTAAAATCTTTTTCCCTCAAAGTTATGAGCAGGCCTTCAACAACAGAACTCTTAAAACAAGTTCACTAGCATTTCAAGAAAATACAACTGGATCTAAGCTTTTTTGTTGGTTCCTAAATTCCTAGAAAAGCTTTCAATGGGGTAAATCAAAAGAGATTAACGAGTACACGGGTTTTTTTGGTTgggaaaaagtttaaaaaaatgatgatgaattcTCTTCATTCCCAAAGGTTTCTGGTCCAGAACTAGACTTAACTGGTGAAATCACTTAAATCAaagtaattacaaattctcttcAGAAAAATCCCGTTTTAAGTCAAAACTATACCAAGTCTCACAAAACAGGTTCAAAGAAGTACAATGCTGACTAGCCAAGATCTTATTATGTAAGAGAGAGCAAGGAGCATATATGGAAACCTATTGAAGTTATTGACTTATTGTATAGGATATAACACTCCATTGCTCATGTGTGATTATACAGGTAGGAAGTAGGAATACAAACCATAGTGCGAAATCTCGAATGCTGTCATGATTGTGGCAATGGTTGCAAAACTACTTTTGCGGTCAATAGTGATGATTTAATGGTTATTACAACTACAGTTGCGGTAACCTCAAAAACCTTTACTATTCCCATGCTATTTTCATTCCTCTCTCCTGCCAATCTTTCTTCTTCCTCCCCTCATTTCATGAACATTGTTGTACGGGTAAACAATGCAGTTCATTCTTAGGCATGAAACTAGCAAAGAGCAACCGGAAGTAAAGATTTTGCAATGTAAGTtaccatttaaaataaaattttcattccTATTCAGGTTCCCATGGTCTAATCTTACAAAGACAACAGATTGACATTAAATTCCATCACAAAGAGTGAATATTCAGAAAAAACGAAACAATCCATTGATAAAAGCCTTTAACAGGTTTACTCCACTAATAGCTGCCAGCTAAAACATGCCATGTGGCCTGTGGGTTAAATAAGAATTTATATCTGAATCGACCATTGTTCCCTAGTCAGCTATTTCTAAGATACAAGCTGCTCAGTTTAACAAGTGATCACGTTACACAGCATATCTCAAGAAAGCAAATATCACCATATACAAAAATACCatatacaaaaattaataaaattatcaaaaaaaaaacacctatAAGGAAAAATAGACTCACCATGAGAAGACTCAACATCTAAAATGAGGTCAAGTGCATAATCATAATAAGGAACTTGGCTACTCAAACCACAAAGGTTGAAGTCATCTTGGATATAATCATCATCAACCTCACAGAAAAATTCATTTCCTCGCAAATTGCAAAACCATGAAATCCATGATGTATCCTCACCATCAGAACCGCTAACATCTGTTTCTTCACTGTCCGTTTCAGACCCTtctagaaaaagaaaagaatcaTCACTCATCAGAACCAAAATTTCAAGCACATAGTCCTCAAAAATAACTATACAAACAGCAAATAACGAACTCAGATCCAATCATTGTTAATGATAAATCAGAACTACTCAACCACCACATCACagggaaaacaaaaatattagcaattcatcttcacaaacttaaGTGGCAAAGGTTTGATCAAAAGGGCATATGACGATCCATGGCTGTGCAGCGGTAACTTTCAGGTGTATAGACTGTACTGCTCATCGATCACTATGCTACTATTGAATATTACTATACAACAAAACAACAATTAAAACAATGCCTGAGCTTTAATTCCAAAAGATTGGGACAGCCTACATAAACAATGTTTGTTCACATtaattcttcttctccattctttttgcttttctaccatcttaatctataagtaaaGATCTTTCATATCTTTTTCCGATCATTCCCTCCAGATCATCTTCGTTCTTACTCGCCCTCTTTTTAATTCCCCAAAGCTACAACTTTCTACTTTCCTTACTGTTTCTCTAATACCTCGTCTTTGCACATGCTCAAACCATTTCAAAcgattctctttcatcttttcctcaatatttTTAACTCTTAAACCCTTATTTATATCTTTGTATCGAATTCTATCCCTGAAGATAAACCTACTTATCTATCAAAGCACTTTCATTTCTGCTATTCTCATCTTACAACTATGATCATTTCTAAAAGCCCCACATTTTGATCCATATAGTAGAGCTGACTAATGATCGTTCAATTAAACTCATCCTTTTAGCTTTAGGGTCACACCACAATCGCATAAAATAAATAGTCGCATTCCGTTTTTGTCACCCATACTTAATTCTATGGTTCAATTGTTGGATGCCCTTACTACTCTAAAATATATACCCAAAGTATTTGAATCATCCACTTGGAGtgatttctttctcttctaacTTTGTAGTGGCTCTCATTGTCTCATTTGTGCTAAACTAACTATGATgtactataataaaaaaaatgaactaaaaataaagagctTCAGGATATTTTGGAACTTGCACCTTCTTTCACTTTTTGTGTTACAATCAAAACCCCCTATTGAAGACAttgtatgaaataatttttgaatGAAAAAACATTAAGGCAGCCAAACGAGCTCTATTGGTGAGCAAGCAACAATCAGACATACTTACATTTAAGAGCATGAggtgcttcaaaacccatagaaaacattatattaaaaagtataaaaggccaaatatcacaaaagaagagaaataaagaaataaagaaaaatacacAAGAGAAGAAAAAATATACTTGACGGTTCAAATGGGCTTCTTCTGAAATCAAGAGCATAGGGCGCTCTGATGCACTTGACATAGGCACTCTGATCCACTGGTCTTATGTGCTATAAGCATGAGATTGCCTTAACAATTCGTCTCAGCTAACCCTCTCAAGGTGTTCAATCCATTAAACGCCCATGGCGCATGCCTAGGCGAGCTTTTCAAAACTAAATAAACATGTTGACACACTTTCCAAAATTCTTTCTCTTTGAGTGCAGCACAAACACACACACTTTAACTATTTGCTCTCACTCACTCACTCACTCACCTTTATTTGGGTTAACTTTCTTTTATCCTGACCACAAAGCAAACCTCCATTTTGCATTACTATCTTCTTTCTCTTCCTCCACGGGCCTTCTTCCAAATGACATGATGATGATCCTTAAATTCTTAAAATTTGACTTtcaatatttcttataaaatctAGTAACTTCCCACATGATTCTAGTACAAGTAGATTCAATTTTCATagagataacctaaaaatagaaaaatatccAATTAATATGTGATGAATGTAAAATGACCATGGATTACATCAAATTCATATGTGGAACTTTAAACATAAACAAACACAACATCACAAATGTTGACCAGCTTTTCAGAAGTTCGAGGCAATATTTCACCTTTTCCCTAGTTTAAGGTGGGACATTCAATGGTCGAAGTGGGAAACATCCAATGGCTCGTTTTAGAACCTAGTCGTGTATCAATTATGGGATGATAAAAGGAGAAATAACATGAAAACATTTCTTGGGGTGAGGAAACAATTAGAGAGCTTCCATAGTAGAAGGATTGCCATAAGAATGAGAACAAAATTCTTATCGGGATGATTTTTGAAATTGAGGTAAGGAATTATAGTTCTATGGTTTTATATTATGATGCCTATAAATCATGTGCATATATGTGAAGTTGTGAAGTTGTTGATGGTGTTTGCAATCAAGGACTAAGCAAGAACAACCTCTTTATCATTACAAGTTAAGGTTGAGTGCAGCTGACCGCAAAACCCCACTAAGACGGCGAAAACAACCTATTCAAACCTTAAGATTTGGTTTGGGTACATTTCAGAAAGAAATATTTTCTTCTAAGGTTTCACTTAGATTAAGAGTAAATAAGGGGGTAAAAAAAACTCAAACTAATACAACAAAGGTGATAAGAGATGCAAAtgaagtaattgaaataattgtaaaaGAGGTAGAATgtgagtaaattaaaaaaaataaacaaaaaaaggaGGATGATTTCCCTCATTTAGAGGAAAAGAGTTCCCCCACCCTCCCCTAGGATAAATTTATACCCCCAAAATGCGGAAACTAATAGCTATTTTCTCCATTTTCCGTTACTTTCTAAGCAATTCTTTCACctctctaacaatcaaattcctttaaCTGTCTAACTAACTTTGTTTTcctactttgatttttatttacccccttaaatatttacgcTTAATTCAAGCGAACCCTGAAACGAGAACAAGTTGATGCGTCGTGTTGGTGATGATCCCTCTCTAGTTCTTGAAGTCTATAGTGATAGTGCTTACAAGACAGATTTACAAGATGATTTTGGCGGAGTAAGTGCAACATTCAATGCTGTTGATCTTTTTCCATATCATGATGACGAGAATTTGTGGGAAAGTATTTTCAAGAAGGGTCAAACAATGCAGATATGAAGACAATAAGGATAGACATACCCGTCACTTTGATACTTGATATTATGGGCTTCAGTTTGTTTGCATTAAGCAAGGACTTGCTACTTAAGTTACTTGTCATGATTATTAGCTATGTACTTGCTTAGatattagttcaaattttattttattattttaatgtcaTTAGGCTTCATGGTTTTGCCCACATCCTAAAGGTGATGAATTTTACATAAGGCAGGATTGAGTCCATAAAAGTTAAACTCATACGTTAAAATTTAGTTTAGGCATGCGGgttagtttttttaaggtgttCAAGACTTAGGCCAAGTCCTCTTTATTTCTTAGGCCTTAAACTTTCTTATTTCTCCACCCATTTTGAGAGGTAgaaaattattaacaaaaatttcAGCAAGATCAAGAGTGATTGAATTGTTATCGTGAACTAAAGAGAGGGTTCAGAAGTTCTTGATATTTGATACATccccttttatttattttggttgttcaagaAATACGAGCGTTGTTCACACATATTCTCATATTATTTAGGTCGATCTCTTGAATTTAATCTATTTGAAATAACAAGCATCATCTACTAAGTAGATCAAAGAGGTTTATCACCGAAGAAAGAGTCATCGTAGTTGTTTTGCACATTTTCATggagttttaaatttttaatgattcAGTGATGAGAAACAATTTTTTCCAATGACTCAGGGTGTCAACAATTCAAGTGGAATGCAAATCTCGATGTGTACAACATAATGCACCATTTCCTTATATGCTATCTCTAAAAAGCATCATGCTAATGTCCATAGAAATAATCTACAAGCTCTGTGTTTCTCTTTGCCTTCACAAACTTCTATTACCATTTGAAAGGTGGTATCATGAAGGAAAACACAACTTGGAACTTTCCTTGCAAAATGACATAAATTCATTTTCATTGTCACCATTTATAACTCACAATTTGGAACCAAACTGGCCACAAATACTACTCCAAGATCATTACAAATAAATATTCCATATTCTCAACCACCGATTGAGCTACTACCAAGCTTAGCTTATAAGTGTGAGGAACACTAAGGCACAATGGGGTCGATGTTGTGCGCCTTACAGCACTTTGGGGAAACAAACATGTTTCAGAAACTTCAAAACTTTCGTCGACCCTTTGCACATCCTATGTTGCGTCTAATGCCTCTTGTGCACCTTTTGGATTGCACCTCACCGAAACTTAAAAAGTCTTTTTATTCTCGCGTTGCCCTTGGGTTCTCTTTTTAAAACAAAGACATCAACGCATCTAACAAATATAATGCAAACATGATAAAGATAGGGACTACCTATTCAATCCAAAACACCCTACGACTATGAGTATTCTTCACTTCAGGATAATGCACGATAGAATTATTAAAGGTCAAATTAAGCAAAATAACAAGGAGTTGAAAATTTGAGATTGTTTCCAAGAAAATAGATGCTAATAGATCTTATTACAAAGGATAAGATGGTGGTTATGTTATGAAAGTGGGAGAAATTGGAAATAAAACCCTCATTAGGGCCCTTGGAGGTAATAATTACCCTAAATTAGGTGAGTGGATGAGTAACTACTTCCCTGAAAATAAGGATACACACTAGAGCCCCTTATTATCATTTCATTTCCTCTTTTATCACCAACTCAACGCCTTAAATACCCCCTCTATTTAGTTTCATTTGGATAAATCAGTCTTTCATATAGTGTTTGGATAAATAAATAGGAAGAAATTGAAGGGAAGGGAAAGTGAAAAGTTTTCCTTCTTGATTCTAAAGTAAAAACTATCCCTTCAAACCTTACATCCTACAACTATGCATTCagttatttttttggattcaaGTCAGATACGGTAAGGTTTTGGGTTTACTGAATTTCGATTGATATCGGTTCAGGTTGAAATCAGTTGCGGTTGGAGCACTGCGGGTTGGTACTTGTCAGTTAGAGTCAATTTTTGGTTCGTCTGAAGATTAAGCAGGTCATATTAACCTTCGAATCCACATTCATTATTAAGCTCAGGTTGGCTATCAGGCTATGTCGAATTCGGTTGAAAATGAACTAGATTTGTTATTTACTCATTTGGACCCAAAACAGTAGCCTTCATTTTATGAGATTGGGATCTGCTACATGAACTAATATATCAGTTCTAATGGTCATCCACATGGATTCTTCTTCTCCGTTCATTCTGATTTTCTACCATTTCAATTTACAAGTCTTAAATCTCCTGAGCTCCAACTTCCTATCTTCCTTACCGGTTCGCTAATACCCGTCTTTGCACATGCTCATACCATTTAAATGATTTTCTTTCGTCTTGTCCTCAATACTTGCAACTCCTGAGCTGttttttatatctttgttttaaattttatccCTCGAGATATGCCTACTCATCCATCAAAACATTTGTATTTCTACGACCCCCATCTTTCGACAAAGATCCTTTCTAACAAAGCCTAAACTTCATATTCATATAGTAACGCTGGTCTAATGAACATTCGATAAAACTTGTCAAATAACTTTAAGGGCACACCTCGATCACATAATATTTCAGTAGTCGCTCTTCATTTTTGCCCCACACACTTAATTCTATGAGTCACATTTTGTTAGATGTCCCCACTACTTTGAAATATGAACTTAAGGTATTTGAAACTGTCATGGGCTGACATAGCCATAACGAAATTACTAAGACAAAATAGAAATTGTATATGAATTATCAAATGAGTTGTAAAATGTAAATGTAGAACGAAGGACTGAATATAAACAAAGAACAATTACAAAAGATAGAACACAAGCTTTTGAGAGGCTTGTTCTCTCCAATAGAGTATTAAACTCCACTTAAAACTATTATCCAATGAATGAATCTCCAACCCCTTCCTCTTCCCCTCAATTTGTACTAATTATCTCTAAATTTTATTCCCCCAACTTTAATCTCTAATTATAATTCAATACTTAATTCCTATAATACCCTTCCCAGCCCTTCATGAAAGAAACATCCACTTAGagcaatttctttcttttctaaCTTTATAATGTCTCTCGTTATCTCGTTTGTGCTA
This genomic window contains:
- the LOC130810334 gene encoding putative casein kinase II subunit beta-4 isoform X2 encodes the protein MHRERNSLEGGSSKAGIFDRKRIHDVLDKHLERTSPSASRGFPTNPKEKDSRVSVPSTSARKTPADYSGLNSSKNRLDEGSETDSEETDVSGSDGEDTSWISWFCNLRGNEFFCEVDDDYIQDDFNLCGLSSQVPYYDYALDLILDVESSHEEQNELIESAAEMLYGLIHVRYILTSKGMTAMLEKYKRYEFGRCPRIYCSGQACLPVGQSDIPRSGTVKMYCPKCEDIYYPRSKYTGNIDGAYFGTTFPHLFLMTYANAKPTQATKSYVPRVFGFKVHKP
- the LOC130810334 gene encoding putative casein kinase II subunit beta-4 isoform X3, translating into MHRERNSLEGGSSKAGIFDRKRIHDVLDKHLERTSPSASRGFPTNPKEKDSRVSVPSTSARKTPADYSGLNSSKNRLDGSETDSEETDVSGSDGEDTSWISWFCNLRGNEFFCEVDDDYIQDDFNLCGLSSQVPYYDYALDLILDVESSHEEQNELIESAAEMLYGLIHVRYILTSKGMTAMLEKYKRYEFGRCPRIYCSGQACLPVGQSDIPRSGTVKMYCPKCEDIYYPRSKYTGNIDGAYFGTTFPHLFLMTYANAKPTQATKSYVPRVFGFKVHKP
- the LOC130810334 gene encoding putative casein kinase II subunit beta-4 isoform X1; this encodes MHRERNSLEGGSSKAGIFDRKRIHDVLDKHLERTSPSASRGFPTNPKEKDSRVSVPSTSARKTPADYSGLNSSKNRLDGSETDSEETDVSGSDGEDTSWISWFCNLRGNEFFCEVDDDYIQDDFNLCGLSSQVPYYDYALDLILDVESSHGDMFTEEQNELIESAAEMLYGLIHVRYILTSKGMTAMLEKYKRYEFGRCPRIYCSGQACLPVGQSDIPRSGTVKMYCPKCEDIYYPRSKYTGNIDGAYFGTTFPHLFLMTYANAKPTQATKSYVPRVFGFKVHKP
- the LOC130810334 gene encoding putative casein kinase II subunit beta-4 isoform X4; translated protein: MHRERNSLEGGSSKAGIFDRKRIHDVLDKHLERTSPSASRGFPTNPKEKDSRVSVPSTSARKTPADYSGLNSSKNRLDEGSETDSEETDVSGSDGEDTSWISWFCNLRGNEFFCEVDDDYIQDDFNLCGLSSQVPYYDYALDLILDVESSHGDMFTEEQNELIESAAEMLYGLIHVRYILTSKGMTAMLEKYKRYEFGRCPRIYCSGQACLPVGQSDIPRSGTVKMYCPKCEDIYYPRSKYTGNIDGAYFGTTFPHLFLMTYANAKPTQATKSYVPRVFGFKVHKP